The genomic DNA CGGCCTGGTCGGGAGCGGACGGGCTACAGCAGCAGGTGCGCCAGCGGCGCGGTGATCAGGAGCGTCAGCACCACCCGCTCGAACCACAGCACCACCAGGCGGCCCACGGAGACCGGGATCGAGGTGGCCAGGATCGAGGGCACCAGGGCGGAGAAGAAGACGATCTGGGAGACGGCCGTGACGCCGACGGTGAAGCGCAGCACCTCGGACTCGTGCCCCGCGACCACGGTGGCCGGCAGGAACATCTCCGCGATCCCCACCGAGACCGCCTTGCCGGCCAGGGCCGGGTCCGGCAGCTGCACGAGATACGCGACGGGCACGAACAGCCACCCCATCAGGTCGAACACCGGCGTACAGGTGGCCAGCAGCAGACCCGCCAGACCGATGGACAGGATCGAGGGGACGATCGCCGAGGCCATCAGCACACCGTCCCGGAAGGTCGACCAGGTGCCGCGCGCGAGGCCCGGAGCCGTCGCGAGCGCACGCATGGCTTCCTGCCAGGCGTGGGCGAGCCGGTTGCCGCGGGCGGTCGGCTCCGGAGTGTGCCGGACGCCCTCGAAGGGTTCGTCGGGCACACCGCGCAGCGGCGGGATCCGCACCGTGATCGCCGTGACCAGGAAGGTCACCACCAGGGTGAGGAAGAAGTAGAGCGTCCAGCGGTCCATCAGGTCCAGGGTGCCGGCGACGATCACCATGAACGTCGCCGAGACCGTCGAGAAGCCGGTGGCGATGATCGCGGCTTCCCGGGACGTGTAACGACCCTCGCGGTAGACCTTGTCGGTGATCAGCAGGGCCAGGGAGTAGGAGCCGACGAAGGAGGCCACGGCGTCGACGGCGGCTCGCCCCGGGACCTTCCACACCGGGCGCATGATGGGCTGGACCAGCACGCCGACGTACTCCATCAGCCCGTAGTTGATCAGCAGGGCGAGGAAGACGGCGCCGACGGGGACGATGAGACCGACGGGGATGGCGAGCTGCTCCCACAGGAACGGCCCGATGTCCGGGTTCGCCAGCGGTCCCGGGTAGTAGCCCAGCGCCGCGCAGACTGCGACGACGAGTCCGACCACGTTGGCGAGGGAGAAGATCGTGCGCAGCGTGCCGTGACGCCAGGAGCCGGTCACGAACGGGCGGACCGTTCCCACGAGTACCAGGGCCACCACGACCCAGGGCACGGCCGGGCCGAGCACCCACTGCACGAGGGTCAGCGCGTGGTCGACGAGGATCGTGGAGGTCCCGCCGATCTCGACGGTCACGAAGAACATCGCCAGGCCGATCGCGCTGTAGAGGAGGAAGCGCCAGCGGTGCGGCGGGGCGGGACGGTCCTGCGGCCCGGTGGCCGCGATCCGGGCTGCGGACCCGGAGCGGCCCGGGTCGCCGCGGGCGTCATCGTGCAGGGCATCGGGCGTCGTCATCGACGTCCTCCTCGCATCAGGCCGGCCGGACACCGGCGCGCCACACCCCGTGGGTGAGCGGCATGCCGGGCCGGTAGGCGAGGTGGATGGCGGCAGGGGCGTCGAGCACGTGCAGGTCGGCGCGGGCCCCCACAGCGAGATGGCCGACGTCCTCGCGCCGCAGGGAGAGCGCTCCGCCCCGGGTGGCGGCGCGCACGGCCTCGGCGAGCGAGAGGTGCATCTGCAGCACGGCGGTGGCCACGCAGAAGCTCATGGCGCTGGTGTAGCTGGTCCCGGGGTTGCAGTTCGAGGCGATCGCGAGGTCCGCACCGGCATCGAGCAGCCGACGGGCGGGGGCGAGCGGCGCCCGGGTGGAGAGGTCGCAGGCCGGCAGCACGGTGGCGACGGTGGTGCCCCGCGCCCCGGCGAGGGCGTCGACGTCGGCGGACTCGAGATGGTTGACGTGGTCGACGCTGGCGGCGCCGAGCTCCACGGCGAGGCCGACTCCGCCGGAGCGGCCCAGCTGGTTACCGTGCACGCGCAGTCCCAGGCCGGCCGCGGCACCGGCGCGCAGCACTCGCGCAGACTGCTCGGGGTCGAAGGCGCCCTCCTCACAGAACACGTCGATCCAGCGCACGTACGGCGCGACGGCGGCGAGCATGTCCCCGCTGACCAGATCGACGTAGTCGTCGGCCCCGGGCCGGCCCTCCCGGCCGTCGAACTCGCCCGGCACCAGGTGGGCGCCCAGGAAGGTGGCCTCGTCCAGTTCCCCGGCCGCGACCAGCGAGGAGGCGAGGCGGGCGGCCCGCAGCTCCTGCTCGAGGGTGAGGCCGTAGCCGGTCTTGGTCTCCAGGCACGTGGTGCCACCGGCCACTGCCTCGCGGAGCCGGGAGCGGACCAGACCCTCCAGGCGCCCGTCGGAGGCGGAGCGGGTGGCCCGCGTGGTCACCCCGATGCCACCGGCGGCGTAGGACTGACCGGCCATCCGGGCCTCGAACTCACCGGCACGGTCACCGTCGAAGATCAGGTGGCTGTGGGAGTCGACCCAGCCGGGCAGCACGGCGCGCCCCTCGACGTCCACGGCGTCATCGGCCGTCGGGGCCCGCGCGGCCGGACCGGTCCAGGCGATCACGCCGTCCTCGATCACGAGGGCCGCCTCGCGGCGCACCTGCTCGTCGGTGACGGCACCGGGGCGCGCGGGGTCATCGAACGCCGGGTCGAGGGTCCACAGCTCGGAGATGCCGGTGATCAGGGTGCTCGTCATGGGCGTGCCTCCTGGGCAGAAGGGGATGGGGGCGGGGACGGGAGCCGGGGTCAGTCCCGCCGGGACGGCGTCATCGGGACCCGCACCCCGCGCTCGTGGGCGACGGCGTCGGCCCGTGAATAGCCGGCGTCGACGTGGCGGATCACGCCCAGGGCCGGGTCGTTGGTCAGCAGTCGCTCGAGCTTGCGACGCGCCAGTTCGGTGCCGTCGGCCAGACCGACCTGGCCGGCGTGGATCGAACGGCCGATGCCGACGCCGCCGCCGTGGTGGATCGACACCCAGGTGGCACCGGAAGAGGTGGAGGTCAGGGCGTTGAGCAGGGGCCAGTCGGCGATCGCGTCGGAGCCGTCGAGCATGGCCTCGGTCTCGCGGTACGGGGAGGCGACCGAGCCGGAGTCGAGATGGTCACGGCCGATGACGATCGGGGCCTTCACCTTCCCGTCGCGCACGAGGTCGTTGAAGAGCATCCCGGCGCGGTGGCGCTCCCCGTAGCCGAGCCAGCAGATGCGGGCGGGCAGGCCCTCGAACTCGACGTACTCGTCGGCCGCGTCCAGCCAGCGGTGGAGGTGCTCGTTCTCGGGGAACAGCTCCTTCAGGGCCGCGTCGGTGACGGCGATGTCCTCGGGGTCTCCGGAGAGCGCGACCCAGCGGAACGGGCCGAGGCCCTCGCAGAACAGGGGGCGGATGTAGGCGGGCACGAAGCCGGGGAAGGCGAAGGCGCGCTCGTAGCCGGCGTGCCGCGCCTCGTCGCGGATCGAGTTGCCGTAGTCGAACACCTCGGCGCCCGCGTCCTGGAACTCGACCATGGCCTGGACCTGGCGGGCCATCGACTCGCGGGCCTTCTTGGTGAAGCCCTCCGGATCGGCCTCGGCCTCGCGCTGCCACTGCTCGATGCCCACCTCGAGGGGGAGGTAGGACAGCGGATCGTGAGCGCTGGTCTGATCGGTGACGACGTCGACGCGGAGGTCCCCGGCGCGGTGGCGCGCCAGCAGGGCGGGGAACACCTCGGCGGCGTTGCCGACGATCCCGATCGAGAGCGCGCGCCGCTCCGCCGCGGCGGCGTTGGCGCGCGCGATGGCGTCCTCGAGGTCCTCGGCGATCTCGTGGCAGTAGCGCTTGGCGACCCGGCGCTCGAGCCGGGCGCGATCCACGTCGGCGATCAGGCACACGCCGCCGTTGAGGGTGACGGCGAGAGGCTGCGCGCCGCCCATGCCGCCGCAGCCGCCGGTGAGGGTGATGGTGCCCGCGAGCGTGCCGCCGAAGCGCTTCGCGGCGACGGCCGCGAAGGTCTCGTAGGTGCCCTGGAGGATCCCCTGGGTGGCGATGTAGATCCAGGATCCGGCGGTCATCTGGCCGTACATCATCAGGCCCTCGGCCTCGAGCTTGCGGAACTCGGGCCAGGTGGCCCAGTCGCCCACGAGGTTGGAGTTGGCCAGGAGCACCCGCGGGGCCCATTCGTGGGTGCGCAGCACGCCGACGGGTTTGCCGGACTGGACCAGCAGCGTCTCGTCGTCCTCGAGGTCCGCCAGGGTGTCGACGATCGCGTCGAAGGCCTCCCAGGAGCGGGCCGCCCGACCGGTGCCCCCGTAGACGACGAGGTCGTCGGGGCGCTCGGCGACCTCGGGATCGAGGTTGTTCATGAGCATGCGCAGCGGGGCCTCGGTCTGCCAGGACTTCGCGCTGAGAGCGGTTCCGCGCGGGGCGCGGACGGGACGGGCTCCGGGAAGGGTCATCATCGGCTCCTGGATCGAGGGCTGTCGCGGTGTTCCGGACAGGACAGCACCCCGCGCTCCGTCGGGTCGAGGGGGCGCGACCCGATGGTGTCCGGTATCCCGGATAGCCTTGTCCGGGTACGGCCTCCCGATCACCGCGGCCGTGGTGGGGCGCTCGGTCACCGCGGCCGTGGTGGGGCGCTCGGTCACCGCGGCCGTGGTGGGGCGCTCGGTCACCGCGGCTGGGGTGGGGTGCCCGGTCACCGGCTGGGGCGGGGTGCTCGGTCACCGCGGCTGGGGCGCACCATCCGGCACCGCAGCCGCCGTGCGGTCAGGTGACGACGGAGGGCGCGTCGATCTCGCTGTCCTGCGCTGCCCGCTCCTTGGTCACCAGCTCCCAGGTGCGCAGGAGGCGCGGGACAGCGAGGATCACCAGGCCGCCGACCATGTTCAGGGGGATCACCCAGCAGAACCAGATCAACCAGTCGAGGTAGGGGATGTCGGCCCCCGCGTGCATCGCTCCGAAGATCACGGCGGAGCTCAGCGCGCCGTGGAGCATGCCGAGCCCGACCACCAGGAGCCCGGAGATCAGGGAATTGGCGAGCGTCGCGATGCCCTCGCTCGAGCCCTGGTTCATTCGGGTGATGAGCGTGATCGTGAAGCCCGCGAGCACGGCGAGGGCGGCGGTCTCGAGGGTCAGTCCCTTCTCCATGTAGCCCATGGCCGACTCGACGAGGACGCCCTCGTAGGCCGGGAAGGCCGCGACCACGATCCAGGCGAAGGCCCAGCCGCCGACGAGGTTCGTCACCAGCGTCGTCGCCCACAGCCGCATCAGCTGGCCCCAGGTGCCGTGCCGGGAGACGACGGCGTTGATCGGCAGCAGGAAGTCCTCGGTGAACAGCTCCGAGTGCGCCAACCGCATCGCGTACAGGCCGATGCCGAACGCCAGCCCGCCCAGCAGCTCGGAGCCGGTCGCGTGGAGGACCGCGAGCATCGCCATCAGCCCGAGCCCGACGTCGATCCCGCCGAACAGTCCGGTGATCACGAGGGCTCGCCAGGTGCGGTTCAGCCGGTTCGCGCCCTCGGCGACGGTGGTGCGGAACTCCTCGACCAGCACGTCCTCGACCGGTTCGTCGCTGGCACCGAGCCTTCGGCGTTCGTCGACCTCGTCACGCTTCGCACGCTGGGCCATGGCGGCACCTTCTCTCGCGGAGTCCTGGGGCGGCGCACGCTACCAGCAGCGGGTGGACCCTCAGGGTGCGGGC from Brachybacterium sacelli includes the following:
- the hutI gene encoding imidazolonepropionase — its product is MTSTLITGISELWTLDPAFDDPARPGAVTDEQVRREAALVIEDGVIAWTGPAARAPTADDAVDVEGRAVLPGWVDSHSHLIFDGDRAGEFEARMAGQSYAAGGIGVTTRATRSASDGRLEGLVRSRLREAVAGGTTCLETKTGYGLTLEQELRAARLASSLVAAGELDEATFLGAHLVPGEFDGREGRPGADDYVDLVSGDMLAAVAPYVRWIDVFCEEGAFDPEQSARVLRAGAAAGLGLRVHGNQLGRSGGVGLAVELGAASVDHVNHLESADVDALAGARGTTVATVLPACDLSTRAPLAPARRLLDAGADLAIASNCNPGTSYTSAMSFCVATAVLQMHLSLAEAVRAATRGGALSLRREDVGHLAVGARADLHVLDAPAAIHLAYRPGMPLTHGVWRAGVRPA
- a CDS encoding formate/nitrite transporter family protein, which codes for MAQRAKRDEVDERRRLGASDEPVEDVLVEEFRTTVAEGANRLNRTWRALVITGLFGGIDVGLGLMAMLAVLHATGSELLGGLAFGIGLYAMRLAHSELFTEDFLLPINAVVSRHGTWGQLMRLWATTLVTNLVGGWAFAWIVVAAFPAYEGVLVESAMGYMEKGLTLETAALAVLAGFTITLITRMNQGSSEGIATLANSLISGLLVVGLGMLHGALSSAVIFGAMHAGADIPYLDWLIWFCWVIPLNMVGGLVILAVPRLLRTWELVTKERAAQDSEIDAPSVVT
- the hutU gene encoding urocanate hydratase, encoding MTLPGARPVRAPRGTALSAKSWQTEAPLRMLMNNLDPEVAERPDDLVVYGGTGRAARSWEAFDAIVDTLADLEDDETLLVQSGKPVGVLRTHEWAPRVLLANSNLVGDWATWPEFRKLEAEGLMMYGQMTAGSWIYIATQGILQGTYETFAAVAAKRFGGTLAGTITLTGGCGGMGGAQPLAVTLNGGVCLIADVDRARLERRVAKRYCHEIAEDLEDAIARANAAAAERRALSIGIVGNAAEVFPALLARHRAGDLRVDVVTDQTSAHDPLSYLPLEVGIEQWQREAEADPEGFTKKARESMARQVQAMVEFQDAGAEVFDYGNSIRDEARHAGYERAFAFPGFVPAYIRPLFCEGLGPFRWVALSGDPEDIAVTDAALKELFPENEHLHRWLDAADEYVEFEGLPARICWLGYGERHRAGMLFNDLVRDGKVKAPIVIGRDHLDSGSVASPYRETEAMLDGSDAIADWPLLNALTSTSSGATWVSIHHGGGVGIGRSIHAGQVGLADGTELARRKLERLLTNDPALGVIRHVDAGYSRADAVAHERGVRVPMTPSRRD
- a CDS encoding YjiH family protein; translation: MTTPDALHDDARGDPGRSGSAARIAATGPQDRPAPPHRWRFLLYSAIGLAMFFVTVEIGGTSTILVDHALTLVQWVLGPAVPWVVVALVLVGTVRPFVTGSWRHGTLRTIFSLANVVGLVVAVCAALGYYPGPLANPDIGPFLWEQLAIPVGLIVPVGAVFLALLINYGLMEYVGVLVQPIMRPVWKVPGRAAVDAVASFVGSYSLALLITDKVYREGRYTSREAAIIATGFSTVSATFMVIVAGTLDLMDRWTLYFFLTLVVTFLVTAITVRIPPLRGVPDEPFEGVRHTPEPTARGNRLAHAWQEAMRALATAPGLARGTWSTFRDGVLMASAIVPSILSIGLAGLLLATCTPVFDLMGWLFVPVAYLVQLPDPALAGKAVSVGIAEMFLPATVVAGHESEVLRFTVGVTAVSQIVFFSALVPSILATSIPVSVGRLVVLWFERVVLTLLITAPLAHLLL